The following coding sequences lie in one Xyrauchen texanus isolate HMW12.3.18 chromosome 25, RBS_HiC_50CHRs, whole genome shotgun sequence genomic window:
- the LOC127619140 gene encoding uncharacterized protein LOC127619140, translating into MQYICFRCQASIADLKQFFTHLRAVHSINSASTHFECNQNGCQRTFYYMRSYRRHLVQHNNDHNTSSSARSDSDQAPSLTFEALDAQEHTCVEVSDISGVCDLDDLEEEDMTDRVALFLAKLKSKSSQTFTAVNFTVQETSSLLSDIVSKLQERTMSLLKDLGQDKSGEAQELNRQFEAASEPFKGLETEYRQMKYFMQSGNFIQPVEEAFPGISYVQHTDSNSGTVKQISVCDTFQRIPLRPLLKKILELPGIMSKVIAWQKQDSGALQDFCDGELCKFHALFSREVSIPLLLYIDDVETVNPLGSKTSVHKLGFMYFAIKCLPKELLSSLSSLFLLAVYKTDDAKTYGIDAVLKPIVEDIKSLEKEGVDIKTSSFEGTVKVSICQVVGDNLGLNAVLGFTESFARNYACRWCRVPKEVLRVQVKEDRGILRTAESNERDIGLDSVSDTGLKRASALNDLHFFDVSKNMAPDIMQDILEGVGSYEMKMIINSLIEEGHFTLDTLNYRITSFDYGFSDVHNKPTLITKHYLRNKDGVMKQTAAQMWCLLRLFPLMVGDLVPESNRFWELLLLLLSCMELIFSPSLTVESTIYLKWLIEEHHTLFIELYPHQHLKPKHHFMLHYPRAIRQLGPLVQFWTMRFEAKHGFFKRISHITCNFRNICKTMAIRHQVMLCYNFFSGGVFDHNVEVGQGHSTILADLERCDEIQGGLENIPSYTEVYVPAWVKLKGTTYRPGMTVFVSYCSSGDPQFGCIRHFLAFNSKFKLVIEKLVTVGFERHLFAFAVQHTRAITCIDVTDLTDHHPVHTVQSFRKNDDCFYVSLRYRVL; encoded by the coding sequence ATGCAATATATCTGTTTTCGTTGCCAAGCCAGCATAGCTGACTTGAAACAATTTTTTACACACTTAAGGGCAGTCCACAGCATTAACAGTGCTTCCACACATTTTGAATGCAATCAGAATGGTTGTCAAAGGACTTTTTATTATATGAGATCATACAGAAGGCACCTAGTTCAACACAATAATGACCATAACACCAGCAGCTCAGCTAGGTCTGATTCTGACCAGGCTCCCAGTTTGACATTTGAGGCACTTGATGCTCAAGAACATACTTGTGTGGAAGTGTCTGACATTAGTGGGGTTTGTGATTTGGATGATTTGGAAGAAGAGGATATGACAGATAGGGTAGCTCTTTTCCTGGCTAAACTGAAATCGAAGTCTTCACAGACATTCACTGCTGTGAATTTTACAGTGCAGGAAACATCAAGTCTGTTGTCTGATATTGTCTCCAAGCTTCAGGAAAGAACAATGTCTTTGCTTAAAGATCTTGGACAAGACAAAAGCGGAGAAGCACAAGAATTGAACAGGCAATTCGAGGCAGCTTCTGAGCCCTTCAAAGGCTTAGAAACTGAATATAGGCAAATGAAGTATTTTATGCAGTCTGGTAACTTCATTCAGCCAGTAGAGGAGGCTTTCCCTGGCATTTCCTATGTTCAACACACAGATTCCAACAGTGGTACAGTTAAGCAAATTTCAGTGTGTGACACGTTTCAGCGCATTCCACTTAGACCTCTCCTAAAAAAGATACTTGAACTACCAGGCATCATGTCTAAGGTTATTGCATGGCAGAAGCAAGACAGTGGTGCTCTGCAAGACTTTTGTGATGGTGAGCTCTGCAAATTCCATGCCCTGTTCTCCCGTGAAGTCTCTATTCCTCTTCTTCTTTACATTGATGATGTAGAGACTGTGAATCCCCTTGGCTCAAAGACATCTGTCCACAAATTAGGATTTATGTATTTTGCTATCAAATGTTTACCGAAAGAGCTGCTTTCCAGCCTTTCCTCACTTTTTTTGCTGGCAGTCTACAAAACCGATGATGCCAAAACCTATGGCATTGATGCTGTTTTAAAGCCCATAGTGGAGGACATAAAATCATTAGAGAAAGAGGGTGTTGATATCAAAACATCATCCTTTGAGGGAACAGTAAAAGTCAGCATCTGCCAGGTTGTTGGTGATAATTTGGGGCTGAATGCAGTTCTTGGATTTACTGAAAGCTTTGCCAGAAATTATGCTTGCCGGTGGTGCCGTGTTCCAAAAGAAGTCCTAAGGGTACAGGTAAAAGAAGACCGTGGCATTCTCCGAACTGCTGAGTCCAATGAGAGAGACATTGGTCTTGATAGTGTCTCGGACACTGGCCTAAAACGTGCAAGTGCCCTCAATGATCTCCACTTTTTTGATGTCAGCAAAAACATGGCACCAGACATTATGCAGGACATCTTAGAAGGTGTAGGGAGTTATGAGATGAAGATGATCATAAACTCACTGATTGAGGAAGGACACTTCACCCTAGACACACTAAATTACAGGATCACAAGCTTTGACTATGGCTTTAGTGATGTCCACAACAAGCCCACTTTGATTACAAAGCATTACCTGCGTAACAAAGATGGGGTCATGAAGCAGACAGCAGCACAGATGTGGTGCCTTTTGAGACTCTTTCCTCTAATGGTTGGAGATCTAGTCCCAGAATCAAATAGGTTCTGGGAGCTACTGCTTCTTCTCCTTTCCTGCATGGAATTAATTTTTTCTCCATCACTCACTGTCGAGAGCACAATCTACTTGAAGTGGCTAATAGAGGAACACCATACTCTCTTTATTGAGTTGTACCCACATCAACATCTGAAACCTaaacaccacttcatgttgcatTATCCAAGAGCTATAAGACAGCTTGGGCCATTGGTGCAGTTTTGGACTATGCGATTTGAAGCGAAGCATGGCTTCTTTAAACGCATAAGCCATATCACGTGCAACTTCAGGAATATCTGTAAGACGATGGCCATTAGACATCAAGTAATGTTGTGTTACAATTTCTTTTCTGGAGGTGTCTTTGATCACAATGTTGAAGTGGGCCAAGGTCACAGCACTATTCTCGCTGATCTTGAGAGATGTGATGAAATCCAAGGAGGCTTGGAAAATATTCCATCCTACACAGAGGTGTATGTGCCAGCCTGGGTAAAACTTAAGGGAACAACATATAGGCCAGGTATGACAGTGTTTGTGTCTTACTGTTCAAGTGGTGACCCACAATTTGGATGTATAAGACACTTCTTGGCTTTTAACTCCAAATTTAAATTAGTGATTGAGAAGTTAGTCACTGTTGGATTTGAAAGGCATTTATTTGCCTTTGCTGTGCAACACACTCGTGCCATCACATGTATTGATGTCACTGATCTGACTGATCATCATCCTGTTCATACAGTTCAGTCATTCAGAAAGAATGATGACTGTTTTTATGTGTCTCTCCGATACAGGGTGTTGTAA